AGATCATAATAATCTAATTCGATATCCAAATAAGGATGGATAAAACGATCCTTAATTTCTTTCCAAATGATGCGTGTCATCTCGTCCCCGTCGAGTTCGACGAGAGGAGTTTTGACCTTAATCTTAGCCATTGTGATGCTCCTTAAGAATGTTAGATGGATTGCAGGTTTAAACCTTAGGTTTTTCCATTCTCTGGGGGCTTACGACTTCGGGAAAGAAGGATTCTCCTTTATTTTCAAGATTCCGTTTCGGAGGTCGTGGAGGTTTTGAGTGGAGAAGTAATTGATCGCGACTGGAAGGGAGACTATGCCTAGAACGGAAAGATAACGGTATTTAAGAGAATCCTTTTTGGCCAATCCGTTGATTGACTTCTCGAGGCGGAGAAGGATCTTTTTCCATCTTTGGAATACTGGAAGAAGGCTAGGATTGCAACCTTCGAAGTAAAGGTTCTCCGCAGAAGATACAATAATGTCTTTTAGATTGGTAGGAAGGGCAGGAGAACCGAACAGGTCTCTCACTTTAACCAGATCCTTTTCTAATTCGGCCTCGGTTTGCCTAGGAATGGGAAGAATGGAGCTAATTCCCACAGATACAGGAAGAGAGATCCTAAATAAAAAGTCCGTGGCTATGATGGAATTGAGATACCTTCTGATGGTTTCACCCAACGCGTCCGTATGGTCCAGCTGGGTATCACTCAGATCTTTTACGGTTTGGATAGTGTACTGGCTAAGCTTGATCTTTTCCGTCCAGAACAGGCCCAGTAATTCCGTTTCCATGTAAGTAAAGTGTACATTTTAAATTCATCCTTTTTTGGCAATCCCTATCTAGAGGGTCCTTAAAAGGGATCTAACCCTTGCTTGGGACGAACGGAGATCCCAAACTACTGGTTTGTCCTCATAGTAATATTTCTTTCAATCCTCTTCGCAGATCAATTCGAGCACGTATCCGTCCGGATCTTGGAATGTGAGAAAGAGAGTTCTTTCTGCCTTGCGAACATCATATTCCATTCTTTGAGCGAATAGCTTTTCTTCGATTCTGCGAAAGCTTTCCGAATCTACTCGAAAGGCAAAATCGCAGCCCGAAGAAAGAACAGTAGCTTTCGTATCTTTCTTTTCACCATAGATCGCGAGATTAGTTTTTCCGATCCCTAAAGTCTCGATTGCCCTCGAACTCTCCTCTTTCTCGGAAAGTTCGAAGATCTCGCGATAGAAATTTGCACTTGTTTCGGGGTCGCGAGAAACGATCCCAATATGATTCACTTCAACGAACATGATCCTTACCTCATCAGGTCTCAGTCTCTATCTAACTGATCCAGTTTTTCTTGTAACTTAGCTCGCATTCTTTCTTTCATTGCGCGCTTCCAATGTCTTTTTCTATGGTGATGATGGCCACCACCGAACCCGAATCCGCTTCCCCCTTTGAACAACAAGTGGGCTAAAACAAATAAACCTAATGCTTGCCAGTAGTTGATTTGTTTAAATCCGAAAAGGTCCGGAAGAAGCCAGTTCCATAATTGCCATACTACATACGACAATCCAAAGAAGAACAAAGGCACGAACAGAAGTAGTAGGAATATCTTTCCTGCTCTAAATCCATTGTGATGCATGTGTCTCATACGTTTTTTCCTCGGCTGATTAGAATTCTTCCAGAAAGAGAACTTTTAGATCCTTCATCCGTTTCGCCAAAAAATCCTTAGCATAGGATTTGCGAGCGGAGAGAGTTCCCTCGGGAATCCCGGTGCTTTCCGAAATTTCTCGAAAGGATTTTCCCTCGAATACATTGCTGATGAAAGCGAATCTTTGCTCGGAAGGAAGTTCTTCCATCGCGATCGCAAGTTCGTCCATTAGCAAATTCTGATAGAATTCCTTTTCAGGACCGGCACCTGTTTCCAAGAGGACCTCGTCCATCGAGAACTCCTTCTCCATATCGGAGAAAGAATATTTGCTTATCTTCTTACCTCTATACCAATCTCCGACTTTATTTCGAAGAACTGCATAAACATAACCCAATAAGTATTCTATCGTTCCTGCCGAATCTAGTTCGGTGACAGCGGCAAGAAAAGATTCTTGGAGAAGATCTTCAGCCTCTTCTGGATCCGCTACTCTAGAGCGAACCCAAGCGAGTATCTTATCT
Above is a window of Leptospira semungkisensis DNA encoding:
- a CDS encoding VOC family protein, translating into MFVEVNHIGIVSRDPETSANFYREIFELSEKEESSRAIETLGIGKTNLAIYGEKKDTKATVLSSGCDFAFRVDSESFRRIEEKLFAQRMEYDVRKAERTLFLTFQDPDGYVLELICEED
- a CDS encoding RNA polymerase sigma factor produces the protein MGSLDSIYRKERDKILAWVRSRVADPEEAEDLLQESFLAAVTELDSAGTIEYLLGYVYAVLRNKVGDWYRGKKISKYSFSDMEKEFSMDEVLLETGAGPEKEFYQNLLMDELAIAMEELPSEQRFAFISNVFEGKSFREISESTGIPEGTLSARKSYAKDFLAKRMKDLKVLFLEEF